In a single window of the Bacteroidota bacterium genome:
- a CDS encoding DUF1365 domain-containing protein: MQSCLYRATVMHNRLEPKKHRFHYGLFFFYLNLDTLDQELSRIPIISRNRFNLFGFYDRDHIQADEKKPLPLRESFNNWLLQQGVNELPAQVMLLTHLRVLGYVFNPVSFYYCFNETGAPLYVVAEVRNTFHEMKLYLLDCSNFNGKCFNKRQPKYFYVSPFIEHDAEFDFSLFVPSEKLNIRIDDYSKDRRIFISTLTGIQKPLSTLRLLGFGLRFPFITLQVITLIHWHALRLWFKKIRFFRKAEHADLQREVMRPYRKDH; the protein is encoded by the coding sequence ATGCAATCCTGTCTGTACCGCGCTACTGTAATGCATAACCGGCTGGAACCGAAAAAACATCGGTTTCACTACGGGCTGTTCTTTTTTTATCTTAATCTGGACACGTTAGATCAGGAACTTTCACGTATTCCCATTATCAGCAGAAACCGGTTTAATCTATTCGGATTTTATGACCGCGATCACATACAGGCCGATGAAAAAAAACCTCTGCCTCTGCGCGAATCATTTAACAATTGGTTACTGCAACAGGGCGTGAATGAATTACCGGCTCAGGTAATGTTGCTCACTCATCTGCGTGTGCTTGGCTATGTGTTTAATCCGGTTTCGTTTTATTATTGTTTTAATGAAACCGGAGCGCCTTTATATGTTGTTGCAGAGGTTCGGAATACATTTCATGAAATGAAACTGTATTTGCTTGACTGCTCCAATTTCAACGGCAAGTGCTTCAACAAAAGACAACCGAAGTATTTTTATGTATCCCCATTTATTGAACATGACGCAGAATTTGACTTTTCACTTTTTGTGCCTTCGGAAAAACTGAACATACGGATAGATGACTATTCAAAAGACCGACGCATTTTTATAAGTACGCTCACCGGCATTCAAAAGCCGCTGAGTACATTGCGGCTTCTTGGTTTCGGACTACGGTTTCCCTTTATCACCTTGCAGGTTATTACACTTATCCACTGGCATGCACTGAGGCTCTGGTTCAAAAAAATCCGCTTCTTCCGTAAAGCCGAACATGCAGATTTGCAGCGGGAAGTGATGCGGCCTTACAGGAAAGACCATTAA
- a CDS encoding T9SS type A sorting domain-containing protein, whose amino-acid sequence MDSVDYSFDFGDATPPVLTSTPVYPGYLNLSNYSSAFINHTYSNPGAYTVTVIARFPNNVTDTAVWVNGITLTTTCNNLTGTVFRDNNSNCVYDVGDIPVACTLKVWVNDYDASQYMGTNMVSGQYTGSVLQGINYKIQPEIWQTMSYIVPPLSCGLTDSFPFTASATNTIDFPIKDTTAFFNHYVDDSAAVTCFNTNNGVAFIRGATVYYTDVASPVFQVQVFFGDGHDTIAPAYAYNTPPFFPITYGFYHQYQSAGTYSVMAIITELTSGITDTVFSQNLVELSDSCGSVSGHIFDDLDLSCTFNTGEEISYIASVSVYQNNVFLTADFTDANGFYSLDLPPGTYDLDVSNLVYNLGYSMSCAQSFTTTITIPPSTNLTQDFAVVCNQTSVDFSTGITAWSFRPGTIRSLYTSVLVASCNAASGTATLILDPLVSFVSSCDSSFTPTINGNVLTWPLTTTQTFNWNSFWDCFLLLTDSSAQIGDSLCFTFYFTPNVPDSNPQNDTIHMCYPVINSYDPNIKEVNVPGMFANGDVLNNRTHDYTVHFQNTGNDVAYNIFILDTLDNNLNPATLQILGSSHTMEVDYLQGNVLKFNFNNINLPDSNSNEPLSHGWLRYTIAQDPNLAAGSVIENTAYIYFDINPAIITNTTVNTIVNPTGLPVQTAVNTEVYPVPASEFVQVNLSTPVSGSLTLFNMLGQPVVVLPLNGQTAMVDVRSLPAGVYQLQIQTAHKVVSKPVVIRH is encoded by the coding sequence GTGGACTCTGTAGATTATTCGTTCGACTTTGGTGATGCTACACCACCCGTTCTCACTTCTACTCCGGTTTATCCGGGCTATCTGAACCTCTCAAATTACAGTTCCGCGTTTATCAATCACACCTATTCAAATCCGGGAGCCTATACAGTAACCGTTATTGCCCGCTTCCCGAACAATGTTACAGACACGGCAGTGTGGGTAAACGGAATTACACTTACCACCACCTGCAACAACCTTACCGGCACTGTATTTCGCGATAATAACAGTAATTGTGTGTATGATGTTGGCGATATACCGGTAGCTTGTACACTAAAAGTGTGGGTCAATGATTATGACGCATCTCAGTACATGGGCACCAATATGGTTAGCGGACAATATACAGGCTCCGTACTTCAGGGAATAAATTATAAAATTCAGCCTGAAATATGGCAGACCATGAGTTACATTGTACCTCCGTTATCCTGTGGCCTTACCGATTCTTTTCCTTTTACCGCTTCCGCAACTAATACCATCGACTTCCCGATTAAAGACACAACTGCGTTTTTCAATCATTATGTAGATGACTCGGCGGCTGTTACCTGTTTCAATACTAACAACGGTGTTGCATTCATTCGCGGTGCTACTGTCTATTATACCGATGTGGCCTCGCCGGTTTTTCAGGTTCAGGTATTTTTTGGCGACGGCCACGATACCATTGCCCCGGCATACGCATATAACACACCACCGTTTTTCCCCATCACCTATGGTTTTTACCACCAGTACCAATCGGCTGGCACATACAGTGTAATGGCAATAATTACCGAATTAACATCCGGAATTACAGATACTGTATTTTCACAAAATCTTGTGGAGCTAAGCGACTCCTGCGGCTCAGTATCTGGACATATATTCGACGATCTGGATTTATCATGCACCTTTAACACGGGAGAAGAAATCAGCTATATAGCCAGTGTTTCGGTTTATCAAAACAATGTTTTCCTTACTGCCGATTTTACTGATGCAAACGGATTTTATTCATTGGATCTTCCGCCGGGCACTTATGATCTTGATGTAAGCAATCTTGTTTATAACCTGGGCTATTCAATGTCGTGTGCCCAAAGTTTCACAACTACAATTACAATCCCCCCCAGCACAAATCTTACACAGGATTTTGCGGTGGTCTGCAATCAAACATCTGTTGATTTTAGTACCGGTATCACAGCATGGTCATTCAGACCGGGAACAATCCGAAGCCTTTACACATCGGTACTGGTTGCAAGTTGTAATGCGGCGAGTGGCACTGCAACACTGATACTTGATCCGCTGGTTAGTTTTGTAAGTTCATGCGATTCATCGTTTACGCCCACCATAAATGGAAATGTACTGACATGGCCGTTAACCACTACACAAACGTTTAACTGGAACAGTTTCTGGGATTGCTTTTTACTGCTTACAGACAGCAGTGCACAAATTGGCGACTCACTCTGCTTTACATTTTACTTTACACCCAATGTACCCGACTCCAATCCGCAAAACGACACCATACACATGTGTTATCCGGTCATAAACTCTTATGATCCGAATATCAAAGAAGTAAACGTGCCCGGTATGTTTGCCAATGGCGATGTACTCAATAACCGTACACATGACTATACGGTGCACTTTCAGAATACCGGTAATGATGTGGCGTACAATATCTTTATTCTCGACACACTCGACAATAACCTGAACCCGGCTACACTACAGATTCTGGGAAGCAGCCACACCATGGAAGTGGATTATCTGCAGGGCAATGTATTGAAGTTTAATTTCAACAATATAAATCTGCCCGACAGCAACAGCAATGAACCACTAAGTCATGGATGGTTGCGCTACACCATTGCACAGGATCCCAACCTGGCTGCTGGTTCAGTAATTGAGAACACCGCATACATTTATTTCGACATCAACCCGGCAATTATTACCAATACTACGGTAAATACAATTGTAAATCCAACGGGGCTACCGGTGCAGACCGCAGTCAACACTGAAGTCTATCCGGTGCCCGCCAGCGAATTTGTTCAGGTTAACCTCAGCACTCCCGTTTCCGGCAGCCTCACTCTTTTCAATATGCTTGGTCAACCCGTTGTTGTGCTCCCGCTAAACGGCCAGACTGCAATGGTAGATGTACGCAGTCTCCCGGCCGGAGTTTATCAACTGCAAATTCAGACTGCACATAAAGTTGTAAGCAAACCCGTTGTTATCAGGCATTAA
- a CDS encoding D-tyrosyl-tRNA(Tyr) deacylase: MRCVIQRVTHASVHINGNEHSQIGHGLLVLAGFEDADTDEDIRWMTQKIISLRIFADADGVMNLSVRDVNGEILIVSQFTLHAATKKGNRPSYIRAAKPPVAVPLYEKFIEETGIQLGKPAATGVFGADMKVTLLNDGPVTILIDTKNKE; this comes from the coding sequence ATGCGCTGCGTTATACAAAGAGTTACTCATGCATCGGTTCACATCAACGGAAATGAACACAGCCAGATCGGCCATGGCCTGCTGGTACTGGCAGGTTTTGAAGATGCCGATACAGATGAAGACATCCGGTGGATGACTCAGAAAATAATCAGCCTCCGTATTTTTGCTGATGCAGATGGTGTGATGAATCTTTCAGTGCGCGATGTAAATGGCGAGATTTTAATTGTGAGTCAGTTTACACTTCACGCCGCCACAAAAAAAGGCAACCGCCCCTCCTACATCCGCGCAGCAAAACCACCCGTGGCGGTGCCGCTTTACGAAAAATTTATTGAAGAAACCGGCATCCAGCTCGGAAAACCAGCAGCCACCGGTGTATTCGGAGCCGACATGAAAGTTACTCTGTTGAACGACGGACCGGTGACTATTCTCATCGATACAAAAAATAAAGAATAA
- the era gene encoding GTPase Era: MHKAGFVNIVGNPNAGKSTLMNVLVGERLSIITPKAQTTRHRILGIVNADDYQIVYSDTPGMLRPRYKMHEGMMQFVGTAISDADVLLFMVDLTDDEPFPEEYYKRIVNGKAPLLLLLNKIDAVSDEQVNAAIAHWKTELPRAEIFTLSALKGIHVEQVLARILELLPEHPAYYPKDELTDRPERFFVSEIIRGKALEIYDKEIPYSIEVVVEEFKETEQIIRIRAQIYTMRETQKAIIIGHQGKAIKELGTRARLAMEEFLQKKVFLEMHVKVDKDWRDSERRLKAYGYLPR; this comes from the coding sequence ATGCATAAAGCCGGATTTGTAAATATTGTAGGCAACCCCAATGCCGGGAAGAGCACGCTGATGAATGTGCTGGTGGGTGAACGTCTTTCTATTATTACCCCCAAAGCACAAACAACCCGCCACCGTATTCTGGGTATTGTTAACGCCGATGATTACCAGATTGTGTATTCCGATACGCCCGGCATGCTTCGTCCGCGCTACAAAATGCACGAAGGCATGATGCAGTTTGTGGGTACGGCTATTTCCGACGCCGATGTGCTGCTGTTTATGGTAGATCTTACCGATGATGAACCTTTTCCGGAAGAATATTATAAACGTATAGTAAACGGTAAGGCACCCTTGCTTTTGCTGCTCAATAAAATTGATGCGGTTAGCGACGAACAGGTGAATGCCGCAATTGCCCACTGGAAAACTGAATTGCCACGGGCGGAAATATTTACACTTTCGGCACTTAAAGGTATTCATGTGGAGCAAGTTCTGGCCCGCATCCTGGAGCTGCTGCCCGAGCATCCGGCCTATTATCCGAAAGATGAACTTACCGACCGCCCCGAGCGTTTCTTTGTATCAGAAATAATCCGCGGTAAGGCGTTGGAGATTTACGACAAGGAAATACCCTATTCGATAGAGGTGGTGGTGGAGGAATTCAAGGAAACTGAACAAATTATCCGCATCCGTGCACAGATTTATACGATGCGTGAAACGCAGAAAGCAATCATTATCGGACACCAGGGCAAGGCCATAAAAGAACTTGGGACCCGCGCCCGGCTTGCGATGGAGGAGTTTCTTCAAAAGAAGGTATTTCTGGAAATGCATGTGAAAGTGGACAAGGACTGGCGCGACAGTGAGCGGCGTTTGAAGGCATACGGCTACCTGCCGCGGTAA
- the der gene encoding ribosome biogenesis GTPase Der, translated as MSNLVAIVGRPNVGKSTIFNRLTGSRQAIVDPTAGVTRDRHYGHAEWNGRRFSLVDTGGYVQGSDDIFEDEIRRQVKIAIEEAAILLFVVDAVEGITPLDEAVADLIRRSKKPALLVTNKVDTPERLALSAEFYSLGLGDPYSISGINGSGTGELLDELVAQLGPEPEEEQDNLPRLAIVGRPNVGKSSFVNALIGENRHIVTDIAGTTRDAIDTRFTGFGFDVRLIDTAGLRKKSKVHEDLEFYSVMRTLRAVEDCDVCLLMIDATQGLEAQDMNIFHLAIKNNKGVAILVNKWDLVEKDTKTSKTFEETIRQKLAPFRDVPILFISATTKQRVLKALEIGMKVYENRSRRIATSKLNEILLPIIENQPPPSLKGKYVKIKYVMQLPTKTPMFAFFCNLPQYVKDPYKRFLENKLRDEFDFNGVPIAILMRKK; from the coding sequence ATGTCGAATCTTGTGGCCATAGTAGGCCGCCCCAATGTGGGCAAGTCAACCATCTTTAACCGCCTCACCGGATCGCGTCAGGCTATTGTCGATCCCACTGCCGGCGTAACCCGCGATCGTCATTATGGTCATGCCGAGTGGAATGGCCGCCGGTTCTCGCTGGTGGATACGGGCGGCTATGTTCAAGGCTCCGACGATATTTTTGAAGACGAAATCCGCCGTCAGGTAAAAATCGCTATCGAAGAAGCGGCCATTCTGCTTTTTGTGGTGGATGCCGTGGAGGGCATTACCCCGCTCGACGAAGCCGTGGCCGATTTGATTCGCCGCAGCAAAAAGCCCGCTTTGCTGGTTACCAACAAAGTGGATACACCCGAACGTCTGGCCCTTTCGGCCGAGTTCTACAGCCTCGGACTCGGCGATCCGTACAGTATTTCGGGCATTAACGGCTCGGGTACGGGCGAACTGCTCGACGAACTTGTGGCGCAGCTTGGGCCTGAACCCGAAGAAGAGCAGGATAATCTGCCCCGCTTAGCTATTGTGGGGCGTCCCAACGTGGGCAAATCATCGTTTGTAAACGCGCTCATCGGCGAAAACCGCCACATTGTAACCGACATTGCCGGCACCACCCGCGATGCCATTGATACCCGCTTTACCGGTTTTGGCTTTGACGTGCGCCTGATTGATACAGCCGGTTTGCGCAAGAAAAGCAAAGTACACGAAGATCTTGAGTTCTACTCGGTAATGCGCACCCTGCGTGCCGTAGAAGACTGCGATGTATGCCTGCTGATGATTGATGCCACACAAGGCCTCGAAGCGCAGGATATGAATATTTTCCACCTCGCCATCAAAAACAACAAAGGGGTGGCTATACTGGTTAACAAGTGGGATCTGGTAGAAAAAGACACCAAAACGTCAAAAACGTTTGAAGAAACCATTCGCCAGAAACTTGCGCCTTTCCGCGATGTACCTATTCTTTTTATCTCGGCTACTACCAAGCAGCGCGTGCTCAAAGCACTCGAAATTGGTATGAAAGTTTACGAAAACCGGAGCCGCCGCATCGCCACTTCGAAGCTCAACGAAATACTGCTGCCCATTATCGAAAACCAGCCTCCGCCCTCACTCAAAGGCAAGTACGTGAAAATTAAATACGTGATGCAGCTGCCCACCAAAACGCCCATGTTTGCGTTTTTCTGCAACTTGCCGCAGTATGTAAAAGATCCGTACAAACGTTTCCTTGAAAACAAACTCCGCGACGAGTTCGACTTCAACGGCGTACCCATTGCCATTCTGATGCGCAAAAAGTAA
- a CDS encoding FAD-dependent oxidoreductase — protein sequence MSSLAIIGTGIAGMSCGYFLHKKYDITVFEQAGYAGGHTNTISVDENGSPVYFDTGFMVFNHITYPLLTNLFRELNVDTKPTSMSFSVQHTESGLEYCGSGLNGLFAQRKNLLSVRFIKMLMQISRFNSESVKLLERSETSHLSIAEFCSRLGLGDDFLQKYLIPMSGAVWSTPPDKMLHFPAYTLVRFFHNHGFLGLHTQHQWYTVAGGSRMYRDKIIAPYKDRLRLNDAVVAVTRLENGKAEVRTQSGHTQTFDKVILACHADQALRMLQNPTEQEKRLLSCFRYQPNRAIVHTDETVMPRTRRAWSSWNYRIGQNLVPSTIYWMNSLQGVSEKQNYFVSINGADAINPKKIITEIDYEHPLFDVAAQQAQTELTQLNGKDCIYFCGSYFRYGFHEDALLSADSLCKMLIRKTDYANMNT from the coding sequence TTGAGCTCACTCGCCATCATCGGAACCGGAATTGCCGGTATGAGTTGCGGATATTTTCTGCACAAAAAGTATGACATTACCGTGTTTGAACAAGCAGGTTATGCAGGCGGACATACCAATACGATTTCAGTGGATGAAAACGGATCGCCCGTGTATTTCGACACCGGATTTATGGTGTTTAACCACATCACCTATCCCCTGCTCACAAATTTGTTTCGTGAACTGAATGTGGATACTAAACCCACCAGCATGTCGTTTAGTGTACAACATACAGAAAGCGGGCTTGAGTATTGCGGATCAGGATTGAACGGATTGTTTGCACAGCGCAAGAACCTGCTCAGTGTGCGGTTTATTAAAATGCTCATGCAGATTTCGCGATTCAACAGCGAGAGCGTGAAACTGCTCGAACGCAGCGAAACCAGCCACCTGAGTATCGCCGAATTTTGCAGCAGACTCGGTCTGGGCGATGATTTTTTGCAGAAATACCTCATTCCCATGAGCGGTGCAGTATGGTCAACCCCGCCTGATAAAATGCTGCACTTCCCGGCATACACGCTGGTTCGCTTTTTTCATAACCACGGCTTTCTGGGGTTGCACACACAGCATCAGTGGTACACTGTTGCCGGCGGGAGCAGAATGTACCGCGATAAAATTATTGCGCCTTACAAAGACCGGCTTCGCCTGAATGATGCCGTTGTGGCTGTAACACGCCTCGAAAACGGCAAAGCCGAAGTGCGCACACAAAGCGGCCATACGCAAACATTCGACAAAGTTATTCTTGCCTGCCATGCCGATCAGGCATTACGCATGCTGCAAAATCCCACTGAGCAAGAAAAACGGCTGCTTAGTTGTTTCCGCTACCAGCCCAACCGCGCCATCGTACATACCGACGAAACGGTGATGCCACGCACGCGCCGCGCCTGGTCATCATGGAATTACCGCATTGGCCAAAACCTTGTGCCTTCAACCATCTACTGGATGAACAGCCTGCAGGGCGTATCGGAAAAGCAGAATTACTTCGTGTCAATTAATGGCGCCGATGCCATTAACCCCAAAAAAATCATCACTGAAATCGACTACGAGCATCCGCTTTTTGATGTGGCCGCACAACAGGCGCAGACCGAATTAACCCAATTAAATGGAAAAGACTGCATTTACTTTTGTGGAAGTTATTTCAGATATGGATTTCACGAAGACGCCCTGCTTTCTGCTGATTCACTGTGCAAAATGTTAATCCGGAAAACTGATTACGCGAATATGAATACGTAA
- a CDS encoding class I SAM-dependent methyltransferase translates to MSQATAYPAARGSFYERTVLELLMRMSRGRLELQLPSGEELRIGDGTGGIHARAEIKDPDFFRRCLLYGDIGFGETYVDGLWNTPDITAVISWMLLNIDNAPTVSGSSAKGTVLNILRFWNRITHRRRKNSKAGSQRNISEHYDLSNDFFAAWLDRSMTYSSAYFEREGMTLDEAQQAKYARLSALLHLRPEHHVLEIGSGWGGNAIYMASTFGCKVTSITISKEQQQLAQQRVNAAGLTHLVEIRLEDYRNIKGSFDRIVSIEMLEAVGAEFFEPYFAQCHKLLKKDGLLALQVITCPDSRFEELRTGVDWIQKHIFPGSLLPSLGAMNNAINRTGDMTLLDVKDLGKHYAKTLALWRNNFNTAQDKIKTLGFDDRFARKWNYYLCYCEAAFAMRNINVLQLLYSRPNNLSY, encoded by the coding sequence ATGTCGCAAGCTACTGCCTATCCTGCTGCCCGTGGTTCGTTTTACGAGCGCACAGTTCTTGAACTGCTTATGCGTATGTCGCGCGGACGGCTCGAATTACAGCTGCCCTCGGGAGAGGAATTACGCATTGGCGACGGCACAGGCGGCATACATGCCCGCGCCGAAATCAAAGACCCGGATTTTTTCCGCCGCTGCCTGCTGTATGGCGATATTGGTTTTGGGGAAACGTATGTGGACGGGCTCTGGAACACGCCCGATATTACGGCTGTAATTTCGTGGATGCTGCTTAATATTGACAATGCGCCTACCGTTTCGGGCAGCAGTGCCAAGGGTACGGTGCTTAACATACTTCGTTTCTGGAACCGCATTACACATCGCCGCCGGAAGAACAGCAAAGCGGGCTCACAGCGAAACATCAGCGAACATTACGACCTGAGTAACGATTTTTTTGCTGCCTGGCTTGACCGGTCCATGACCTATTCAAGTGCATATTTCGAACGCGAAGGGATGACACTTGATGAAGCCCAGCAGGCAAAATATGCGCGGCTCAGTGCATTGCTGCATCTCCGCCCCGAACATCACGTGCTTGAAATTGGCAGCGGATGGGGCGGAAACGCCATTTACATGGCCAGTACATTTGGCTGTAAAGTTACCAGCATCACCATTTCGAAAGAACAGCAGCAACTTGCACAACAACGGGTAAATGCAGCCGGACTGACACACCTGGTGGAGATACGGCTTGAAGATTACCGCAACATCAAAGGCAGTTTCGACCGCATTGTGAGTATTGAAATGCTTGAGGCCGTGGGTGCCGAGTTTTTTGAGCCCTACTTTGCCCAGTGTCACAAACTGCTGAAAAAAGACGGACTTCTCGCACTTCAGGTGATCACCTGCCCCGATTCGCGGTTTGAAGAATTGCGCACAGGAGTGGACTGGATTCAGAAACATATTTTCCCCGGCTCGCTGCTGCCCTCGCTGGGCGCCATGAACAATGCAATAAACCGCACCGGCGATATGACACTGCTCGATGTAAAAGATCTCGGCAAACATTACGCAAAAACACTGGCGCTTTGGCGAAACAATTTTAACACCGCGCAAGACAAAATAAAAACGCTGGGCTTTGATGATCGCTTTGCCCGCAAATGGAACTACTACCTCTGCTATTGCGAAGCGGCGTTTGCGATGCGCAACATTAACGTGCTGCAACTTCTTTACAGCAGGCCCAACAATTTATCCTATTAA
- a CDS encoding pseudouridine synthase, with protein MAVLRLRTIISRALKISNDEADLIIGAGRVRVSGNALPPSAKIEPHQQITLDGNVLREETNFTYLLFHKPRGVECTLNKNIADNLLTAFHFPERLYPVGRLDKESEGLLLMTNNGTVFKHIAWSEMNKEKEYVVQVNAPVSPAFLQQMAAGVEIMGKLTRPALTFPVENAPQQFRIILTQGLNRQIRRMCRKLGYEVTLLKRIRIMHLQLTGIAPGQWRHLTPEEKNRLLRELEIEL; from the coding sequence ATGGCGGTATTGCGGCTGCGCACCATCATTTCGCGCGCATTGAAAATATCAAACGATGAGGCCGATTTAATTATCGGAGCCGGACGTGTGCGGGTAAGCGGGAATGCATTGCCCCCTTCGGCCAAAATTGAGCCTCACCAGCAAATTACACTCGATGGCAATGTGCTGCGCGAAGAAACCAATTTCACCTACCTGCTTTTTCACAAACCGCGTGGTGTGGAATGTACGCTCAACAAAAATATTGCTGACAATCTCCTCACCGCATTTCACTTTCCCGAAAGGCTTTACCCCGTTGGGCGTCTCGACAAGGAATCGGAAGGCTTGCTGCTTATGACCAACAATGGCACAGTATTTAAGCACATTGCATGGAGTGAAATGAATAAGGAGAAAGAGTACGTGGTGCAGGTAAATGCGCCGGTAAGTCCTGCGTTCTTACAGCAAATGGCCGCAGGCGTTGAAATTATGGGGAAACTTACGCGGCCCGCACTCACATTCCCGGTCGAAAATGCCCCTCAGCAATTCCGGATTATCCTTACACAAGGCCTCAACCGTCAGATCAGGCGCATGTGCCGGAAACTCGGTTACGAAGTAACCCTGCTCAAACGCATACGCATTATGCACCTGCAGCTTACAGGTATTGCACCCGGACAGTGGAGGCACCTCACACCGGAAGAAAAAAACCGGCTGTTGCGCGAACTTGAAATTGAATTATAA